TGGATAAATTCACCAAAATTTTTAAACAACTTATTAAAGATCCGGATATGGAGTGGTTATGGAGTGGTTATGGCTATCAAGGTTAATATCGTCAAGGCGATTAGGGTCGGCAAGCGATACATTCTCACGGTATTTTTTATCAATTTCGCCTGCTCGATTTGGATATTTTCGGCTAAATTGTTCCCTGCGTGCTGTAACTGCTGTATCAAGTTTTGCTCGTGCCGTTTGATAGCGTTCTGCACTATCTCGCTTGTACTCTCTAGCTCTTTCTGTGATGTCTGCTGAAAGGTCTGTGCTAAATCTAAAATCTTGCTCATAGAAAGCCCCTTTTAATCTTAAATTCTGTCCGTCAGTCTTGATTGATAGGTTTTTTGGCGTAATGCGTGCAATTTCAAAACCTGCACGTTCTTAGGGCATTTATAACGTCCTGTCGGTCGTTTATCTGCCCTGCGTTCGCTAAAGCTGTTAAACCGTCCGTAATCGCCTGTAAAGCCTGTTTTTTGTCGGTTGGTAGGTCTTTGCGGTCAATCAGGTTTTTTTTGCTTTATAGGGTTGTTTGGGTCGCTTAGGCTGTATTCGTGGTTGATTACCTGCTTGAAGTTTTCAGCAAGTGGGCGGTCTGCCCTGTCGTAGTAAGGTTGTAGGCGTTTTCCCGCTTGTCATCTCTACGTTTGGGATAACGAAATTCAGCTCAAGCCTTCCTTTGTCGGTGTGTTGTACCCACGCAATGTTATATTGTTCAGGCTCAAGCCCTGCAAACATTGCCTTTTCAAAGCGTGCCATAATCTCACGCTTTTGTATTTCGGGTAGGTCGCTTTCTTCAAAAGACAAGCAACCTGCGGTGTAAGTGTTATTAAAATCAAGACTATCAGCAATACTTTGTGATAGTCGGGGATCGCCCTGCAGGATTTGGGCGGTGTCGTCAGGCTTATTTAGTAAATAGTCCACGCAAGCCTTGCAACTACTAGCTTTTCCCTTACCGTGTTTCTTAAAAAATTTAACGATCATAGGCTCAATTCTCGCAATTTTTTGAGATTTTTTTTCAATTTTCTCGCAAGGTCGCCAACACGCTAACAAGGTCAATGCTCGGCTTTTGACTGTTGCATTGTCGGGCGATTTGGTTCAGGTTTACGCCTATGCGGTTCAGCTCGAACAGTAACGCAGGGTCGATTACTTTCGGCTGTCGCTTAGGTTGCTGTTCTA
This genomic interval from [Actinobacillus] rossii contains the following:
- the mobA_1 gene encoding Mobilization protein MobA codes for the protein MIVKFFKKHGKGKASSCKACVDYLLNKPDDTAQILQGDPRLSQSIADSLDFNNTYTAGCLSFEESDLPEIQKREIMARFEKAMFAGLEPEQYNIAWVQHTDKGRLELNFVIPNVEMTSGKTPTTLLRQGRPPTC